The sequence CTGCAGGAAAGCTTACCCTGAATATGGTTTTTGAAATGATGCCATTTGATAACCAGTTAGTATTGCAGGAATTGCCGGGATTTATTTTCCAGCAATTTTTAGATTCGGTGGCTAACCGGGGGGGATGGCCTGGGTCGGGAGTACAATATGTGATCAGTAAAAGAAAAGCTAGCCAGGTGATGGTTGGCGGAATACCGTTAGACCCGGCAAAAACTTATGTGGTTGCAAATTCTGATTATGTGGTAAATGGCGGGGACAACTGTACCATGTTAAAGCAATACCCACAGGAGAACCGCGGATTCCTGGTAAGGGATGGACTGATAGCATATTTTAGTGCCTTTACCTCAAGGGGAGAAAAAATATCAGCACAACTGGAAAACCGGGTAAAGAATGTGGACTAGAAGAAATTTCATACAGAAGACTGCATTGGCAACAGGTGCCATACTGACAGGGGATGCGCTTTTGCAACAAGCTATGGCAGAGGAGTCCACACAACGGCTGGTGATCTTGCATACCAATGATGTACATAGTCGCTTAGAACCTTTTCCCATGGATGGTAGCCGGAACCAGGGTCTGGGTGGCGTTGCGGCAAGGGCAGCCCTTATCAAAAGTATCAGGGCGGAAGGA comes from Flavihumibacter fluvii and encodes:
- a CDS encoding 5'-nucleotidase C-terminal domain-containing protein — its product is MKEISLPKNLFLSLFLAVAPCSLMSGCNKYYQPHTLQYQQLSVSDQGKKDTAIASMLKPYADQVNREMSKVIGEIAVPLEKKLPECTLGNLMADAMKSEAEKVYGKKVDAAFINYGGIRTNQVPAGKLTLNMVFEMMPFDNQLVLQELPGFIFQQFLDSVANRGGWPGSGVQYVISKRKASQVMVGGIPLDPAKTYVVANSDYVVNGGDNCTMLKQYPQENRGFLVRDGLIAYFSAFTSRGEKISAQLENRVKNVD